The following proteins are encoded in a genomic region of Streptomyces sp. SLBN-31:
- a CDS encoding ABC transporter substrate-binding protein translates to MTTQRTSGRRKQALAAAAAVAGLLTLAACGGGNDKGGSSSGAAGFDAANNKVAQASQVKKGGTLKYVSTQDADFWDTTRGYYGFMWDFSRYYSRQLLTYKTQPGAEGAKLTPDLATDMGQVSSDGKTYTFHLRDGITWEDGKAITSQDIKYGIERVWAQDVLSGGPIYLQQMLDPKNTYKGPYKDTSKDKLGLKAISTPDAKTIVFHLPKANSDFPEVLAMVTASPVRQDKDTKAKYTLHPFSSGPYKFQSYSPGKGLVLVRNTNWKASSDPVRKAYPDKITLDISSNQNDSDQRLINGDYDIDASQTGLGPQARQIALKQHKGNLDNPVSGFIRYAVFPQTVKPFDNIHCRKAVIYAADHVSIQTARGGPVAGGDIGTNMLPPSVAGSEGQKYDPYGISGANKSGNADLAKKELKACGKPSGFSTTIAVRNNKAQEVATATSLQASLKKVGINADIYQYDGSQSSGIIGAPANVAKKKLGIIIMGWGPDFPTVQGYGIPLWSSHYILQSGNNNFAMIKDKAIDGLFDQYIGTQDEAKKTQIATQINHKVSEGAYYLPFTFERLLNFRSSRIGNVYTSNAYSGYYDFVNIGLKSTK, encoded by the coding sequence GTGACTACCCAACGCACCTCAGGGCGGCGCAAGCAGGCGTTGGCCGCTGCTGCCGCGGTCGCCGGGCTGCTGACCTTGGCAGCGTGCGGCGGCGGCAACGACAAGGGAGGCTCGTCGTCCGGCGCTGCCGGCTTCGACGCCGCGAACAACAAGGTCGCCCAGGCCTCGCAGGTCAAGAAGGGCGGCACCCTGAAGTACGTCAGCACCCAGGACGCCGACTTCTGGGACACCACGCGCGGCTACTACGGCTTCATGTGGGACTTCTCGCGCTACTACAGCCGCCAGCTGCTGACCTACAAGACCCAGCCGGGCGCCGAGGGTGCGAAGCTCACCCCGGACCTCGCCACCGACATGGGCCAGGTCTCCTCCGACGGCAAGACCTACACCTTCCACCTGCGTGACGGCATCACGTGGGAGGACGGCAAGGCCATCACCTCGCAGGACATCAAGTACGGCATCGAGCGCGTCTGGGCGCAGGACGTGCTGTCCGGCGGTCCGATCTACCTCCAGCAGATGCTCGACCCGAAGAACACCTACAAGGGTCCCTACAAGGACACCTCGAAGGACAAGCTCGGCCTGAAGGCGATCTCCACGCCCGACGCCAAGACGATCGTCTTCCACCTGCCCAAGGCGAACTCGGACTTCCCCGAGGTCCTCGCCATGGTCACGGCCTCCCCGGTCCGCCAGGACAAGGACACCAAGGCCAAGTACACGCTGCACCCGTTCTCCTCCGGCCCGTACAAGTTCCAGTCGTACAGCCCGGGCAAGGGCCTGGTCCTGGTCCGCAACACCAACTGGAAGGCGTCCTCGGACCCCGTCCGCAAGGCGTACCCGGACAAGATCACGCTGGACATCTCGTCCAACCAGAACGACTCGGACCAGCGTCTGATCAACGGCGACTACGACATCGACGCCAGCCAGACGGGCCTCGGCCCGCAGGCGCGCCAGATCGCCCTGAAGCAGCACAAGGGCAACCTGGACAACCCGGTCTCCGGCTTCATCCGCTACGCGGTCTTCCCGCAGACGGTCAAGCCGTTCGACAACATCCACTGCCGCAAGGCCGTCATCTACGCGGCCGACCACGTGTCGATCCAGACCGCGCGTGGTGGCCCGGTCGCCGGTGGTGACATCGGCACCAACATGCTCCCGCCGTCGGTCGCCGGCTCCGAGGGCCAGAAGTACGACCCGTACGGCATCTCCGGTGCCAACAAGAGCGGCAACGCCGACCTGGCCAAGAAGGAGCTGAAGGCCTGCGGCAAGCCCAGCGGCTTCAGCACCACCATCGCCGTCCGCAACAACAAGGCGCAGGAGGTGGCCACGGCCACGTCCCTGCAGGCGTCGCTGAAGAAGGTCGGCATCAACGCCGACATCTACCAGTACGACGGTTCGCAGAGCTCCGGCATCATCGGCGCCCCGGCGAACGTGGCGAAGAAGAAGCTCGGCATCATCATCATGGGCTGGGGTCCTGACTTCCCGACCGTCCAGGGTTACGGCATCCCGCTGTGGAGCAGCCACTACATCCTGCAGAGCGGCAACAACAACTTCGCCATGATCAAGGACAAGGCGATCGACGGCCTGTTCGACCAGTACATCGGTACGCAGGACGAGGCGAAGAAGACCCAGATCGCCACGCAGATCAACCACAAGGTGAGCGAGGGCGCGTACTACCTGCCCTTCACCTTCGAGCGCCTGCTGAACTTCCGCTCCTCGCGGATCGGCAACGTCTACACGTCGAACGCCTACAGCGGCTACTACGACTTCGTCAACATCGGTCTGAAGTCCACGAAGTAA
- a CDS encoding ABC transporter permease yields the protein MLAYLIRRLFAAAVMLVVIILVVFCIFFLVPKWAGVDIASSFVGKQADPASVAAVREKLGLSDPIFVQVWHFFKGIFVGRTYSAGGDITHCAAPCFGYSFRTEQDVWPVLTDRFPVTLGLALGAAVLWLVFGVAAGVLSALKRGTLWDRGAMVIALGGVSLPIYFTGLLSLAIFSYGLGWIDGKYVPLTDSFTGWLGGMILPWVTLAFLYAAMYARITRATMLEILGEDYIRTARAKGLKEQVVISKHAMRSTMTPILTMLGMDLGALIGGAILTETTFSLPGLGQAVLNAIKTQDLPIILGVTLITSLAVLIANLVVDVLYAVIDPRVRLA from the coding sequence GTGCTCGCTTACCTCATCAGGCGGCTCTTCGCCGCCGCAGTGATGCTGGTGGTCATCATCCTGGTGGTCTTCTGCATCTTCTTCCTCGTCCCCAAGTGGGCGGGCGTGGACATCGCCTCAAGTTTCGTGGGCAAGCAGGCCGACCCGGCGTCGGTGGCAGCGGTGCGCGAGAAGCTGGGACTGAGCGACCCGATCTTCGTTCAGGTCTGGCACTTCTTCAAGGGCATCTTCGTCGGCCGTACCTACTCGGCCGGCGGCGACATCACCCACTGCGCCGCGCCCTGCTTCGGCTACTCCTTCCGTACCGAGCAGGACGTCTGGCCCGTGCTCACCGACCGCTTCCCGGTGACCCTGGGTCTGGCGCTCGGTGCCGCCGTGCTGTGGCTGGTCTTCGGTGTCGCGGCCGGTGTGCTCTCCGCGCTCAAGCGGGGCACCCTGTGGGACCGCGGCGCGATGGTCATCGCGCTCGGCGGTGTGTCGCTGCCGATCTACTTCACCGGTCTGCTGTCGCTGGCGATCTTCAGCTACGGCCTCGGCTGGATCGACGGCAAGTACGTGCCCCTCACCGACAGCTTCACCGGCTGGCTGGGCGGCATGATCCTGCCGTGGGTCACCCTCGCGTTCCTGTACGCGGCGATGTACGCCCGGATCACCCGCGCCACCATGCTGGAGATCCTCGGCGAGGACTACATCCGCACGGCGCGCGCGAAGGGCCTCAAGGAGCAGGTCGTCATCAGCAAGCACGCCATGCGCTCCACGATGACGCCCATCCTGACCATGCTCGGCATGGACCTCGGCGCCCTCATCGGCGGCGCGATCCTGACCGAGACGACGTTCAGCCTGCCCGGCCTCGGCCAGGCCGTGCTCAACGCCATCAAGACCCAGGACCTGCCCATCATCCTGGGCGTCACCCTGATCACTTCTCTCGCGGTGCTGATCGCCAACCTCGTGGTGGACGTCCTGTACGCCGTGATCGACCCCCGAGTGAGGCTCGCATGA